The Megalops cyprinoides isolate fMegCyp1 chromosome 19, fMegCyp1.pri, whole genome shotgun sequence genome has a window encoding:
- the pvalb6 gene encoding parvalbumin 6 isoform X1, whose translation MEQKWKGRCTAEMAMKDILKADDIQKALDAFKAADSFDHKRFFAMVGLKTKPDDDVKKVFLLLDVDNSGFIEEEELKFVLKGFATDGRDLTDKETKTFLEAADKDGDGKIGMEEFIALVRE comes from the exons CTGCTGAGATGGCAATGAAGGACATTCTGAAAGCTGATGACATCCAGAAGGCCCTGGATGCATTCAAAG CTGCAGACTCCTTTGATCATAAGAGGTTCTTTGCCATGGTGGGTCTTAAGACCAAGCCCGACGACGATGTGAAGAAGGTCTTTCTACTTCTGGATGTGGATAACAGCGGATTCATCGAGGAGGAGGAGCTTAA GTTTGTGCTGAAGGGATTTGCCACGGATGGACGCGACCTGACTGATAAGGAAACGAAAACCTTTTTAGAAGCAGCAGACAAGGATGGAGATGGCAAAATTGGGATGGAAG AGTTTATTGCCTTGGTGCGCGAGTGA
- the pvalb6 gene encoding parvalbumin 6 isoform X2: MAMKDILKADDIQKALDAFKAADSFDHKRFFAMVGLKTKPDDDVKKVFLLLDVDNSGFIEEEELKFVLKGFATDGRDLTDKETKTFLEAADKDGDGKIGMEEFIALVRE, from the exons ATGGCAATGAAGGACATTCTGAAAGCTGATGACATCCAGAAGGCCCTGGATGCATTCAAAG CTGCAGACTCCTTTGATCATAAGAGGTTCTTTGCCATGGTGGGTCTTAAGACCAAGCCCGACGACGATGTGAAGAAGGTCTTTCTACTTCTGGATGTGGATAACAGCGGATTCATCGAGGAGGAGGAGCTTAA GTTTGTGCTGAAGGGATTTGCCACGGATGGACGCGACCTGACTGATAAGGAAACGAAAACCTTTTTAGAAGCAGCAGACAAGGATGGAGATGGCAAAATTGGGATGGAAG AGTTTATTGCCTTGGTGCGCGAGTGA